In Microbacterium pumilum, the following proteins share a genomic window:
- a CDS encoding NAD(P)/FAD-dependent oxidoreductase yields the protein MNRIVLLGGGYVTLHAYANIVRRSGREVRHGDVEIVVISADRAHRFHGFTGELITGVVDRDRLATPLDEAMPLARIILGRAVDIDPEGRRVSYRAGDDAAVETLDYDHLVVGTGAREPIAEVTGLRRHGFTLRGPDEVGALADRLASAPGSPVVVIGGGVAGVELAAAIAGRGHPVSLVHSAPRILGEWDDQPRLVARAETELTDLGVTVLADRRVVEVTSATARLSDGAVLECATIVAATGQRPVRIPGLDRWRDDRGRLRTHPTLSVTAGVWAAGDAAHVRHPVTRRAVPANALWAVKGGDHIGRAIARELRGRRAARFGFRGLGRAAAFGFGEGIAELYGIPLTGATAWVLRLVFFLRFMPSRRRAAGVVADVARFVLAPPAERSASSLGSRSGSWLGSGSGSGSGSVYGHDTPRRASGRRRVASVNG from the coding sequence ATGAACCGCATCGTGCTGCTGGGCGGCGGTTATGTCACGCTCCACGCGTACGCGAACATCGTGCGGCGCTCGGGCCGCGAAGTGCGGCACGGCGACGTCGAGATCGTCGTCATCTCGGCCGATCGCGCGCACCGGTTCCACGGCTTCACGGGCGAGCTCATCACGGGCGTGGTCGACCGGGACCGCCTCGCAACTCCTCTGGACGAGGCGATGCCGCTGGCGCGCATCATCCTCGGCCGAGCCGTCGACATCGACCCCGAGGGGCGCCGCGTCTCCTACCGCGCCGGTGACGACGCGGCGGTCGAGACCCTCGACTACGATCACCTCGTCGTCGGCACCGGAGCCAGGGAGCCGATCGCGGAGGTCACCGGCCTGCGCCGTCACGGCTTCACCCTTCGTGGGCCGGACGAGGTCGGTGCGCTCGCCGACCGCCTGGCCAGTGCACCGGGCTCGCCCGTCGTCGTCATCGGCGGCGGTGTGGCTGGTGTCGAGCTGGCTGCGGCGATCGCCGGTCGCGGACATCCGGTCTCGCTTGTGCACTCCGCACCGCGAATTCTCGGCGAATGGGATGACCAGCCCCGGCTGGTCGCGCGCGCCGAGACCGAGCTGACGGACCTGGGCGTCACCGTTCTGGCTGATCGACGCGTGGTGGAAGTCACATCCGCCACCGCCCGGCTATCGGATGGCGCTGTGCTCGAGTGCGCCACGATCGTGGCGGCGACCGGGCAGCGCCCGGTGCGCATCCCGGGTCTGGATCGCTGGCGCGACGATCGCGGCCGACTTCGCACGCATCCCACCCTCTCGGTCACCGCGGGAGTGTGGGCAGCGGGAGATGCCGCCCACGTGAGGCACCCGGTGACGCGGCGCGCCGTGCCGGCCAACGCCCTCTGGGCCGTGAAGGGCGGCGATCACATCGGGCGTGCGATCGCTCGCGAGCTGCGCGGACGCCGAGCTGCGCGATTCGGATTCCGCGGACTCGGGCGCGCCGCCGCGTTCGGCTTCGGCGAGGGGATCGCCGAGCTGTACGGCATCCCCCTGACCGGCGCCACCGCCTGGGTGCTGCGCCTCGTGTTCTTCCTCCGCTTCATGCCCTCGCGGCGCCGCGCGGCCGGAGTCGTCGCCGACGTCGCGCGTTTCGTCCTGGCCCCGCCGGCCGAGCGCTCGGCGTCGAGCCTCGGGTCCCGGTCCGGGTCCTGGCTCGGGTCCGGGTCCGGGTCCGGGTCCGGGTCCGTTTACGGACACGACACGCCGCGTCGCGCGAGCGGCCGGCGGCGTGTCGCGTCCGTAAACGGATAA
- a CDS encoding TrmH family RNA methyltransferase, producing the protein MTNTEPDPEPTLPHGVGPWPGGAGAWPDDPRYDHELLAHGDTRNVIDRYRYWSLDAIVADLDLQRHPFHVAIENWQHDMNIGSIVRSANAFLAAEVHIVGRRRWNKRGAMVTDRYQHVRHHEDVAAFAAWADAASLPIIAIDNVEGSVPLDRAELPERCVLLFGQEGPGLSPEAVAAASGVVEITQYGSTRSINASAAGAVVMYEWCRRWA; encoded by the coding sequence GTGACCAACACCGAACCCGACCCCGAGCCGACCCTCCCGCACGGTGTCGGGCCGTGGCCAGGCGGCGCCGGCGCATGGCCCGACGACCCCCGCTACGACCACGAACTGCTCGCGCATGGCGACACCCGCAACGTGATCGACCGCTACCGGTACTGGTCGCTGGACGCGATCGTCGCCGACCTCGACCTCCAGCGGCACCCCTTCCATGTCGCGATCGAGAACTGGCAGCACGACATGAACATCGGATCCATCGTCCGCAGCGCGAACGCCTTCCTCGCCGCCGAGGTGCACATCGTGGGCCGCCGGCGCTGGAACAAGCGCGGCGCGATGGTCACTGACCGCTACCAGCACGTGCGTCATCACGAGGATGTCGCGGCTTTCGCCGCATGGGCGGATGCCGCATCCCTCCCCATCATCGCGATCGACAACGTCGAGGGCTCTGTGCCGCTCGACCGTGCCGAACTGCCCGAACGATGCGTGCTGCTGTTCGGGCAGGAGGGGCCCGGACTGTCGCCCGAAGCGGTGGCGGCGGCATCCGGAGTCGTGGAGATCACCCAGTACGGCTCCACCCGCTCGATCAACGCGAGTGCCGCCGGCGCGGTCGTCATGTACGAGTGGTGCCGCCGCTGGGCATGA
- a CDS encoding Nramp family divalent metal transporter produces the protein MEIAPPTPAPSTKHLAWLIGPALVAGVAYLDPGNVASNMTAGAVYGYLLVWVVVLGNVMAWLIQYLSAKLGIVTGRSLPEMLGRRIGNRWARRAYWLQAELVAMATDIAEVIGGAVALNLLFGIPLLWGGLITGTVSLVLLVVQSRRGPRTFEFVIIGLVAIIAIGFTFGVFIAPPDAGAIVGGLVPRFEGTGSVLLAASILGATIMPHAIYAHSALARDRFAPTDAGGRAASDPSTGSGTDARAGSGTDARAGSGTDARAGSGTDARAGSGTDARAGAVTDAGSARYRRTASNPDEGPAQIRIEIPLEELRGIPTSRLLRATRWDVSIAMIIAGTVNLCILLLAAANLAGVPGTATLEGAYNALSAGLGPLVATLFAVGLLASGLASTSVGAYAGAEIMHGLLHIRVPLVARRLVTLIPALIILGAGVDPTLALILSQVVLSFGIPFALVPLVALTANREVLGVHRNRLATTIAGIAASVFLIALNAILLWLVLTGA, from the coding sequence ATGGAGATCGCACCGCCGACGCCTGCGCCTTCGACGAAGCACCTCGCGTGGCTGATAGGTCCTGCGCTCGTGGCGGGCGTGGCTTATCTCGACCCCGGAAACGTCGCGAGCAACATGACCGCGGGAGCCGTGTACGGCTATCTGCTGGTGTGGGTCGTCGTGCTCGGCAATGTCATGGCGTGGCTGATCCAGTACCTGTCCGCGAAGCTCGGCATCGTCACCGGGCGGAGCCTTCCCGAGATGCTCGGCCGGCGCATCGGCAACCGATGGGCACGGCGTGCGTACTGGCTGCAGGCCGAGCTGGTCGCGATGGCGACCGACATCGCGGAGGTGATCGGCGGAGCGGTCGCGCTCAACCTGCTGTTCGGCATCCCGCTGCTCTGGGGTGGACTGATAACCGGGACGGTGTCACTCGTGCTGCTCGTGGTGCAGTCGCGCCGCGGCCCGCGCACATTCGAGTTCGTGATCATCGGGCTCGTCGCGATCATCGCGATCGGCTTCACGTTCGGCGTGTTCATCGCGCCGCCCGACGCCGGCGCGATCGTCGGCGGGCTGGTGCCGCGGTTCGAGGGCACCGGATCGGTGCTGCTGGCGGCATCCATCCTCGGCGCCACGATCATGCCCCACGCGATCTATGCGCACAGTGCCCTCGCTCGCGACCGCTTCGCGCCGACGGATGCCGGGGGCCGGGCGGCGTCGGACCCTTCGACAGGCTCAGGGACCGATGCACGCGCAGGCTCAGGGACCGATGCACGCGCAGGCTCAGGGACCGATGCACGCGCAGGCTCAGGGACCGATGCACGCGCAGGCTCAGGGACCGATGCACGCGCAGGCGCAGTGACCGATGCGGGCTCAGCCCGTTACCGCCGGACGGCCTCGAACCCAGACGAGGGACCGGCGCAGATCCGCATCGAGATCCCGCTCGAGGAGCTGCGCGGCATCCCGACCTCACGACTGCTGCGCGCAACGCGCTGGGACGTGTCGATCGCGATGATCATCGCGGGCACGGTGAACCTCTGCATCCTGCTGCTCGCCGCGGCCAACCTCGCGGGCGTGCCCGGCACCGCCACGCTCGAGGGCGCGTACAACGCGTTGAGCGCCGGGCTCGGGCCGCTCGTCGCTACGCTGTTCGCCGTCGGCCTCCTCGCGAGCGGGCTCGCCTCGACCTCGGTCGGCGCCTACGCGGGTGCCGAGATCATGCACGGCCTCCTGCACATCCGAGTGCCGCTGGTCGCCCGGCGGCTGGTCACCCTCATCCCCGCGCTCATCATCCTCGGCGCGGGTGTGGATCCGACCCTCGCGCTGATCCTGAGCCAGGTCGTGCTGTCGTTCGGCATTCCGTTCGCACTCGTTCCGCTGGTCGCCCTCACCGCCAACCGCGAGGTGCTGGGTGTGCACCGCAATCGCCTCGCGACGACGATCGCCGGGATCGCGGCATCCGTGTTCCTCATCGCGCTCAACGCGATCCTGCTCTGGCTGGTGCTCACCGGAGCCTGA
- a CDS encoding metal-dependent transcriptional regulator encodes MASPAVDDYLKTIYHHTEWQTDRITPSQLAAELGLAPSSVTEMVQKLAAQGLVTHRPYGPIALSDEGERRAAAIIRRHRLIETWLVREFGYAWDEVHDEAEVLEHSLSDRLLERIDERLGRPRFDPHGDAIPDAAGHVDREPFVLLASASPGHAGRVLRVSDRDASLLRAMEAAGVAVGADVMVTDAGTLRIGASEVALPVGAADAVWLSA; translated from the coding sequence GTGGCCTCCCCTGCCGTCGACGACTACCTCAAGACGATCTATCACCACACCGAGTGGCAGACCGATCGCATCACGCCGTCGCAGCTCGCCGCCGAGCTCGGACTCGCGCCTTCGAGCGTCACCGAGATGGTGCAGAAGCTCGCGGCACAGGGCCTCGTCACGCATCGGCCGTACGGTCCGATCGCGCTGAGCGATGAGGGCGAGCGGCGAGCGGCGGCGATCATCCGCCGCCATCGGCTCATCGAGACGTGGCTCGTCCGCGAGTTCGGATACGCATGGGACGAGGTGCACGACGAGGCCGAGGTCCTGGAGCACTCCCTCAGCGACCGCCTGCTCGAGCGCATCGACGAGCGGCTCGGGCGGCCACGGTTCGATCCGCACGGCGATGCGATTCCGGATGCCGCGGGCCACGTCGATCGCGAACCCTTCGTGCTGCTCGCCTCGGCATCACCCGGTCACGCCGGACGCGTGCTGCGCGTGAGCGACCGCGACGCGAGCCTGCTGCGCGCGATGGAGGCGGCCGGAGTCGCCGTCGGTGCCGACGTGATGGTGACGGATGCCGGAACCCTCCGCATCGGTGCCTCCGAGGTCGCGCTGCCCGTGGGGGCCGCCGACGCCGTATGGCTCAGCGCCTGA
- a CDS encoding VIT1/CCC1 transporter family protein, with amino-acid sequence MPSAATSLWARMIRRVRESSWAIDANDGIIATAGLLQGFAGAGAGDQLLLYASVASMLAGGLSAGGAKWAEVAAEREAQLKIADEERAELEQDPVGELAELAEYWQGRGLAPALAREVAEQLTARDALAAQLDAEHGLEEILAPAAPWWSGFETAVAFMIGAAVPVLITYFAPVAIETWAILVAVVVSLALTSLVAAGLGRLSALRMLVRSLVVGLGTMGVSYLAGSLFF; translated from the coding sequence ATGCCGTCAGCTGCGACGTCGCTGTGGGCCCGGATGATCCGGAGAGTCCGCGAGTCGTCGTGGGCGATCGACGCCAATGACGGGATCATCGCGACCGCGGGTCTGCTCCAGGGTTTCGCGGGTGCCGGTGCGGGTGACCAGCTGCTGCTCTATGCGTCGGTCGCTTCGATGCTCGCCGGTGGGTTGAGCGCGGGCGGGGCGAAGTGGGCCGAGGTCGCCGCCGAGCGCGAGGCGCAGCTCAAGATCGCCGACGAGGAACGAGCCGAGCTCGAGCAGGATCCGGTCGGGGAACTGGCCGAGCTCGCCGAGTACTGGCAGGGCAGGGGTCTCGCGCCGGCCCTCGCGCGGGAGGTCGCCGAGCAGCTGACCGCCCGCGACGCCCTGGCCGCGCAGCTCGACGCCGAGCACGGGCTCGAGGAGATCCTCGCTCCGGCGGCGCCGTGGTGGTCGGGCTTCGAGACGGCCGTGGCGTTCATGATCGGTGCGGCGGTGCCGGTGCTCATCACGTACTTCGCCCCCGTCGCGATCGAGACCTGGGCGATCCTCGTGGCCGTCGTGGTCTCCCTCGCGCTGACCTCGCTCGTGGCAGCGGGTCTCGGACGCCTCTCTGCGCTCCGGATGCTGGTGCGCAGCCTTGTGGTCGGCCTCGGGACCATGGGCGTGAGCTACCTCGCGGGCTCGCTCTTCTTCTGA
- a CDS encoding SDR family NAD(P)-dependent oxidoreductase, translating to MPRAVGWDPQHLPDLTGLSYIITGSNAGLGYFASEQLVRAGARVIMTGRNPNRLAAARAAIHRRSPDAASAQVETLLLDTSNLGSVRAAAASARMGGGLDGVLLNAGIVHPPKRRETTGDGHEVVFATNVLGHFALAGELLTTLAAARGRMVWVGSMSTALTPYDPVDPELTTGYSGWRAYVQSKVATTALGFEADRRLRDAGVAVTSVVAHPGYSVSGRTPGVVGVNAPTKLTRFTDNLQAPITQSKEHGAWSLVRALVDPSIEGGEFWGPRAGPWGEPRRSTAAKITRDPEVAARLWRACEDATGVRWPIEKAARVRR from the coding sequence GTGCCACGCGCCGTCGGCTGGGACCCCCAGCACCTTCCCGATCTCACCGGTCTCAGCTACATCATCACCGGATCCAACGCGGGGCTCGGCTATTTCGCCTCCGAACAGCTCGTGCGCGCCGGAGCGCGGGTCATCATGACCGGCCGCAACCCGAACCGGCTCGCGGCCGCGCGTGCCGCAATCCATCGCCGAAGTCCGGATGCCGCGTCCGCCCAGGTCGAGACGCTCCTGCTCGACACGAGCAACCTCGGGTCGGTTCGCGCGGCCGCCGCGAGCGCTCGCATGGGCGGCGGGCTGGACGGCGTTCTGCTCAACGCCGGGATCGTGCATCCGCCGAAGCGTCGTGAGACCACCGGCGACGGGCACGAGGTCGTGTTCGCGACCAACGTGCTCGGACACTTCGCCCTCGCCGGAGAGCTGCTGACGACGTTGGCCGCGGCTCGTGGCCGGATGGTGTGGGTCGGGAGCATGTCCACCGCCCTGACGCCGTACGATCCTGTCGACCCGGAGCTCACGACGGGGTACTCGGGATGGCGCGCCTACGTGCAGTCCAAAGTCGCGACGACCGCGCTCGGGTTCGAAGCCGATCGGCGGCTGCGGGATGCCGGCGTCGCGGTGACGAGCGTCGTCGCGCATCCGGGATACTCGGTCAGCGGACGCACGCCGGGGGTGGTCGGGGTCAACGCGCCTACGAAGCTCACGCGCTTCACCGACAACCTGCAGGCGCCCATCACGCAGTCCAAGGAGCATGGGGCATGGTCGCTCGTGCGCGCTCTCGTGGATCCGTCCATCGAGGGCGGCGAGTTCTGGGGGCCGAGGGCCGGGCCGTGGGGCGAGCCGCGACGGAGCACGGCGGCGAAGATCACCCGCGATCCCGAGGTCGCAGCGCGGCTGTGGCGCGCGTGCGAGGATGCGACCGGGGTGCGCTGGCCGATCGAGAAGGCCGCACGGGTCCGGCGCTGA
- a CDS encoding HAD-IIA family hydrolase yields MRTRADIECWLTDMDGVLVHENTPIPGASELLQQWRDEGTPFLVLTNNSIFTPRDLSARLRASGLIVPEHAIWTSALATADFLQSQLPGGSAFVIGEAGLTTALHEAGFIMTETDPDYVVVGETRNYSFEAITKAIRLILEGARFISTNPDATGPSIDGVLPATGAISALITKATGRAPYVVGKPNPMMFRSALNRIGAHSENTGMIGDRMDTDVIAGIEAGLHTVLVLTGISDPAEIERFPFRPDEVLESVADLLYTEPVETDLPETDIVEGL; encoded by the coding sequence ATGCGGACCCGTGCCGACATCGAATGCTGGCTGACCGACATGGACGGCGTGCTCGTCCATGAGAACACCCCCATCCCCGGCGCGTCCGAGCTGCTGCAGCAGTGGCGCGACGAGGGCACCCCGTTCCTCGTCCTGACGAACAACTCGATCTTCACGCCGCGCGATCTGAGCGCCCGGCTGCGGGCATCAGGGCTCATCGTCCCGGAGCACGCGATCTGGACGTCGGCGCTCGCGACGGCGGACTTCCTGCAGAGTCAGCTGCCCGGCGGATCGGCGTTCGTCATCGGCGAGGCGGGGCTGACCACCGCCCTGCACGAGGCCGGCTTCATCATGACCGAGACCGACCCCGACTACGTCGTCGTCGGCGAGACCCGCAACTACTCGTTCGAGGCCATTACGAAGGCGATCCGGCTGATCCTCGAGGGCGCGAGGTTCATCTCGACGAATCCGGATGCCACGGGTCCCTCGATCGACGGCGTACTGCCCGCGACGGGCGCGATCTCAGCGCTCATCACCAAGGCGACCGGCAGGGCGCCGTATGTCGTGGGCAAGCCGAATCCCATGATGTTCCGCTCGGCGCTCAACCGCATCGGCGCCCACTCCGAGAACACCGGGATGATCGGCGATCGCATGGACACCGACGTCATCGCCGGCATCGAAGCGGGCCTGCACACCGTTCTCGTGCTGACCGGCATCAGCGATCCGGCCGAGATCGAGCGATTCCCGTTCCGCCCCGACGAAGTCCTGGAGTCCGTGGCCGACCTGCTCTATACCGAGCCGGTCGAGACGGATCTGCCCGAGACCGACATCGTCGAGGGCCTCTGA
- a CDS encoding YdeI/OmpD-associated family protein, producing MGALDDGEKVVAADAATWRAWLAANHATSKGAWLVRPRPGSGLDLIGYEDAILHALCFGWIDGPVRTFDEQTAGLWFAPRRPSSGWAATNKVRLEILERDGLMAEAGIRAVELAKANGSWTILDNAEALREPDDLAVALDAVPAAREQWDVFPPSSRKFGIAAVDSARRADTRAARIAKIVADAAGGRRPQ from the coding sequence ATGGGCGCTCTCGACGACGGTGAGAAGGTCGTGGCAGCGGATGCCGCGACGTGGCGGGCGTGGCTGGCGGCGAACCATGCGACCTCCAAGGGAGCATGGCTGGTGCGTCCGCGACCGGGATCGGGTCTCGACCTCATCGGCTACGAGGATGCGATCCTGCACGCGCTGTGCTTCGGCTGGATCGACGGCCCCGTCCGCACCTTCGACGAGCAGACAGCCGGACTGTGGTTCGCCCCGCGGCGCCCGTCGAGCGGCTGGGCGGCCACGAACAAGGTGCGACTCGAGATCCTCGAGCGCGACGGCCTCATGGCCGAGGCCGGCATCCGCGCTGTCGAGCTGGCGAAGGCCAACGGGTCGTGGACGATTCTCGACAATGCGGAGGCCCTGCGCGAGCCCGACGACCTCGCAGTCGCGCTCGATGCGGTGCCCGCCGCCCGCGAGCAGTGGGATGTCTTCCCCCCGTCGAGCCGCAAGTTCGGCATCGCGGCGGTGGACTCGGCCCGCCGGGCCGACACGCGCGCGGCGCGCATCGCGAAGATCGTCGCGGATGCCGCAGGAGGAAGGCGTCCGCAATGA
- the pyrE gene encoding orotate phosphoribosyltransferase: MTVASTPETEADRQALIGLIKDEAVFHGDFTLSSGKKATYYVDMRKLTLDHRAAPGIGRIMLDLIRDVDGIVAVGGLTLGADPIANSVMHESARTDHPLDAFVVRKEPKDHGRGRQVEGADVAGKRVVVVEDTSTTGQSALKAVEALRREGAEPVAVAVIVDRKTGAQAAVEAEGLQWLAAIDLDDLGLQPQ; this comes from the coding sequence ATGACCGTCGCGTCCACGCCCGAGACCGAAGCCGACCGCCAAGCCCTGATCGGCCTGATCAAAGACGAAGCCGTCTTCCACGGCGACTTCACCCTGTCGAGCGGCAAGAAGGCAACCTATTACGTCGACATGCGCAAGCTCACGTTGGATCACCGCGCAGCCCCCGGCATCGGGCGGATCATGCTGGACCTGATCAGGGATGTCGACGGGATCGTCGCCGTCGGCGGCCTCACGCTGGGTGCGGATCCGATCGCCAACTCGGTCATGCACGAGTCCGCGCGGACCGACCATCCGCTCGACGCGTTCGTGGTGCGCAAGGAACCGAAGGACCACGGTCGCGGCCGTCAGGTGGAGGGGGCGGATGTCGCGGGCAAGCGCGTCGTCGTCGTCGAAGACACCTCGACCACCGGTCAGTCCGCCCTCAAGGCCGTCGAAGCGCTGCGGCGCGAAGGGGCGGAGCCGGTCGCCGTCGCGGTGATCGTCGACCGCAAGACCGGCGCGCAGGCGGCGGTCGAGGCCGAGGGTCTGCAATGGCTCGCCGCGATCGACCTCGACGACCTGGGGCTCCAGCCGCAGTAG
- a CDS encoding phosphotransferase, translated as MVERTHLPGGSGGVWYADDPVFGPVVHRPVGPWTPAVHRLLAFLADDGLEGVPRVVAVTDTEETLTFLPGEALDPGIREADDDVLAQGAAWLRRYHDAVRGWDPGDVAWRQTSSPLAPGQLICHNDTGSYNWIVDDRGFAGLIDWDQAGPGHPVDDVAILCWSAIPLGDPLPPADAARRVRIVAEAYGGLTPNEILDAVAARMLTSVTRIAAGIERGDPGMLSLRDRAEPENTRRAVDGYLARVPAIRAALG; from the coding sequence ATGGTCGAGCGCACGCACCTTCCCGGTGGCTCAGGCGGCGTGTGGTACGCCGACGATCCGGTGTTCGGTCCCGTCGTGCACCGCCCCGTCGGGCCATGGACTCCCGCGGTGCACCGCCTGCTCGCCTTCCTCGCCGACGACGGACTCGAGGGCGTGCCGCGCGTGGTCGCCGTGACGGACACCGAGGAGACGCTCACGTTCCTACCGGGCGAGGCACTGGATCCGGGCATCCGCGAAGCTGACGATGACGTGCTCGCCCAGGGAGCAGCGTGGCTGCGGCGGTATCACGACGCGGTTCGCGGGTGGGATCCCGGCGATGTCGCCTGGCGGCAGACGTCGTCGCCGCTCGCGCCGGGCCAGCTCATCTGCCACAACGACACCGGCAGCTACAACTGGATCGTGGACGACCGCGGGTTCGCCGGGCTGATCGATTGGGACCAGGCCGGGCCTGGGCATCCCGTCGACGATGTCGCCATCCTGTGCTGGTCGGCGATCCCGCTCGGCGACCCCCTGCCCCCGGCGGATGCGGCCCGGCGCGTGCGTATCGTCGCCGAGGCCTACGGCGGGCTCACTCCGAACGAGATCCTCGACGCTGTCGCCGCACGCATGCTCACATCGGTGACCAGGATCGCCGCGGGCATCGAACGGGGCGACCCGGGGATGCTGTCGCTCCGCGATCGCGCAGAGCCCGAGAACACGCGCCGCGCCGTCGACGGCTACCTCGCACGCGTCCCCGCGATCCGCGCCGCGCTGGGCTGA
- a CDS encoding exodeoxyribonuclease III, producing MRLATWNVNSVRARVDRIVGFAVREGIDVLAMQEIKCKADQFPYEQFEEAGYHVEAHGFSQWNGVAIASREPLTDVEVGFPGMPGFAKEPGLLEAPPEARAIGATVGGVRVWSLYVPNGRALGDPHFDYKLDWLSALTEYTTDALTEDPDLALALVGDFNIAPTDADNGDPAVVPGFSTHVSPLEREAFAALEEAGLTDVVRPLVPIGFTYWDYKRLRFPKNEGMRIDFILGSHGFANAVAGASIHRNERKGELPSDHVPVVVDLDFSGPDDDDRPMIF from the coding sequence ATGCGCCTGGCCACCTGGAACGTCAACTCCGTCCGCGCTCGCGTCGACAGGATCGTCGGCTTCGCGGTGCGAGAAGGCATCGATGTGCTCGCCATGCAGGAGATCAAATGCAAGGCCGACCAATTCCCCTACGAACAGTTCGAAGAGGCCGGCTATCACGTCGAGGCGCACGGCTTCTCGCAGTGGAACGGCGTGGCGATCGCGAGCCGGGAGCCCCTCACCGACGTCGAGGTGGGCTTTCCCGGGATGCCCGGCTTCGCGAAGGAGCCCGGGCTCCTCGAAGCCCCGCCAGAGGCTCGCGCCATCGGCGCCACCGTCGGCGGAGTCCGCGTGTGGAGTCTCTACGTGCCGAACGGGCGCGCGCTCGGCGACCCGCACTTCGACTACAAGCTCGACTGGCTTTCGGCGCTGACCGAGTACACGACCGACGCGCTGACCGAGGACCCCGATCTGGCGCTGGCGCTCGTCGGCGACTTCAACATCGCGCCGACGGATGCCGACAACGGTGACCCCGCGGTGGTTCCAGGCTTCTCCACCCACGTCTCGCCTCTGGAGCGCGAGGCGTTCGCGGCGCTCGAGGAGGCGGGATTGACGGATGTCGTCAGACCCCTCGTGCCGATCGGCTTCACGTACTGGGACTACAAGCGGCTGCGCTTCCCGAAGAACGAGGGCATGCGGATCGACTTCATCCTCGGCTCGCACGGGTTCGCCAACGCGGTGGCGGGAGCTTCGATCCACCGCAACGAGCGCAAGGGCGAGCTGCCGAGCGACCATGTCCCGGTGGTCGTGGATCTCGACTTCAGCGGGCCCGACGACGACGACCGCCCGATGATCTTCTGA
- a CDS encoding helix-turn-helix domain-containing protein, which translates to MPTRRRYAQQGDACATAHAIELLGDRWTYPVIRELMLAPKRFRELESGLRGVTPAVLTTRLRELEAAGLIRRVTLPPPANVPVYELTDWARELEPTFAALGRWAHASPTRTLEGAGLTPDAAVQSMTTMAPSESIEPPIQLELHLHDARVDGAAGYDYALSWDAAGLRIARGSNPLASAAVRADSSEWALILHAGEPLGASGVEIHGDRAAVARVVGLFAGLGR; encoded by the coding sequence ATGCCGACCAGACGGAGGTACGCGCAGCAGGGGGATGCCTGCGCCACAGCGCATGCCATCGAACTGCTCGGCGACCGCTGGACCTACCCTGTCATCCGTGAGCTGATGCTCGCACCGAAGAGGTTCCGCGAACTCGAATCGGGGCTGCGAGGAGTCACGCCGGCCGTGCTGACCACACGCCTGCGCGAACTCGAAGCGGCAGGACTCATCCGGCGCGTGACCCTGCCGCCGCCCGCGAACGTGCCGGTCTATGAGCTGACCGACTGGGCGCGCGAGCTCGAGCCGACCTTCGCGGCTCTGGGTCGTTGGGCACACGCGTCGCCGACGCGCACGCTCGAAGGCGCAGGGCTCACGCCCGATGCCGCGGTCCAGTCGATGACGACGATGGCGCCGAGCGAGTCGATCGAGCCGCCGATCCAGCTCGAGCTGCACCTGCACGATGCGCGGGTGGATGGGGCGGCCGGTTACGACTACGCATTGTCGTGGGATGCCGCGGGCCTGCGCATCGCGCGCGGGTCGAACCCGCTGGCCTCGGCCGCGGTGCGTGCGGACTCGTCGGAGTGGGCGCTCATCCTTCACGCGGGCGAGCCGCTGGGGGCGTCGGGCGTTGAGATCCACGGCGACCGAGCGGCGGTGGCCCGAGTGGTGGGGCTGTTCGCAGGCCTCGGTCGTTGA